In Sorghum bicolor cultivar BTx623 chromosome 10, Sorghum_bicolor_NCBIv3, whole genome shotgun sequence, one genomic interval encodes:
- the LOC8065426 gene encoding pentatricopeptide repeat-containing protein At2g03380, mitochondrial has product MHNPAHVLFASAADAAALCVQNLARALSAGDLLRLLPSCGTLPSLRVLHARLLTHTQGLLLGSLRARTKLLSCYAALGDLASARMVFDGTPRPDAYSYGVMLWCLVQAERHAEAVALHQDMRRRRPCPEAQDDFVLSLALKACIRSADYGYGTRLHCDAVKVGGADGFVMNSLVDMYAKAGDLECARKVFERIPGRNVVSWTSMLSGCVQNGFAADGLLLFNKMRQDNVPPSEYTIATVITACSALIGLHQGRWMHGSVIKQGLMSNSFISAALLDMYVKCGELEDAQCVFDELSYIDLVLWTTMIVGYTQNGNPLDALRLFLDKKFANIVPNSVTIATVLSASAQLRDLSLGRSIHGIAVKLGLVEYTVVVNALVDMYAKCQAVSEANRIFGSISNKDVVAWNSMLSGYAENNMCNDALMLFKQMSLKGPSPDAISVVHALSASVCLGDLLIGKSFHGYAVKHAFLSNIYVSTALLNLYNKCGDLPSARRVFDEMNDRNSVTWCAMIGGYGMQGDSAGSIDLFGEMLKDGVHPNDVAFTSILSTCSHTGMVTAAKRYFDSMAQHFNITPSMKHYACMVDVLARAGNLEEALEFIDNMPMQADTSVWGAFLHGCELHSRLQFGEEAIKRMMVLHPERPDLYVLISNLYTSNGMWEKSQAIRRWMQEKGLVKLPGYSSIGRENG; this is encoded by the coding sequence ATGCATAACCCAGCCCACGTACTGTTTGCCTctgccgccgacgccgccgcgctCTGCGTCCAAAACCTGGCGCGTGCACTCTCCGCCGGCGATCTCCTACGTCTCCTCCCTTCATGCGGCACCCTCCCCTCCCTCCGCGTCCTCCACGCGCGCCTCCTCACACACACCCAGGGCCTCCTCCTTGGCAGcctccgcgcaaggaccaagctGCTCAGCTGCTATGCGGCACTGGGCGACCTCGCCTCCGCGCGGATGGTGTTCGACGGCACCCCACGCCCGGACGCGTACTCCTACGGGGTCATGCTCTGGTGTCTGGTCCAAGCGGAGCGCCACGCAGAAGCTGTCGCGCTGCACCAGGACATGAGGCGGCGGCGCCCCTGCCCCGAGGCGCAGGACGACTTCGTGCTGTCGCTCGCGCTCAAGGCCTGTATCAGGTCCGCGGATTACGGGTACGGTACGAGGCTGCACTGCGACGCCGTCAAAGTCGGCGGCGCGGACGGTTTCGTGATGAACAGCTTGGTTGACATGTACGCGAAAGCTGGGGACTTGGAATGCGCCCGGAAGGTGTTTGAGAGAATTCCCGGACGAAATGTGGTGTCGTGGACCTCGATGCTCAGCGGGTGCGTTCAGAATGGTTTTGCTGCAGATGGACTCCTTCTGTTCAACAAGATGAGGCAGGACAATGTGCCTCCCAGTGAGTACACCATAGCAACTGTTATCACAGCTTGTTCTGCACTCATTGGTCTGCACCAAGGGAGGTGGATGCATGGATCAGTGATCAAACAAGGCTTAATGTCTAACTCATTTATCAGTGCAGCCTTGCTGGATATGTATGTCAAGTGTGGGGAGCTAGAGGATGCTCAGTGTGTGTTTGATGAGCTCAGCTACATTGACCTTGTTCTTTGGACGACGATGATTGTGGGGTACACACAGAATGGGAACCCTCTTGATGCATTACGGCTGTTTCTtgacaagaagtttgcaaacatTGTTCCGAATTCAGTTACCATAGCAACAGTTCTTTCAGCTTCTGCTCAATTACGTGACTTGTCTCTAGGAAGGTCTATTCATGGGATAGCTGTTAAGTTAGGTCTGGTTGAGTATACTGTGGTGGTGAATGCGTTAGTTGACATGTACGCGAAGTGTCAAGCTGTGTCAGAGGCCAATAGAATATTTGGAAGCATTTCAAACAAGGATGTTGTTGCATGGAATTCAATGTTATCAGGTTATGCTGAGAATAACATGTGCAATGATGCTCTGATGCTCTTCAAACAAATGAGTCTGAAGGGCCCTTCACCTGATGCCATCTCTGTGGTGCATGCCCTGTCAGCTTCTGTTTGTCTGGGTGATCTACTTATTGGTAAATCCTTCCATGGTTATgctgttaagcatgcatttctGTCCAATATTTATGTCAGCACTGCTCTGCTGAATCTGTACAACAAGTGTGGCGATCTCCCATCTGCTCGTAGGGTGTTCGATGAGATGAATGACCGTAATTCTGTGACTTGGTGTGCTATGATTGGTGGTTATGGAATGCAAGGCGATTCTGCAGGTTCCATTGATCTTTTCGGTGAAATGCTGAAAGATGGTGTCCACCCAAATGATGTAGCATTCACAAGCATCTTATCCACTTGCAGCCATACTGGGATGGTTACTGCAGCGAAAAGGTATTTTGATAGCATGGCACAACATTTCAACATCACACCTTCCATGAAACATTACGCTTGTATGGTCGATGTGCTAGCCCGTGCAGGAAATCTAGAGGAGGCATTGGAGTTTATAGATAATATGCCAATGCAAGCAGACACTAGTGTCTGGGGAGCGTTTCTCCATGGATGTGAGCTCCACTCAAGGTTACAGTTTGGAGAAGAAGCTATCAAGAGGATGATGGTGCTTCATCCTGAAAGACCAGATTTATATGTGCTGATATCAAACCTGTATACCTCAAATGGAATGTGGGAAAAATCTCAAGCTATCCGGAGATGGATGCAGGAGAAAGGACTAGTCAAGTTACCTGGGTACAGCTCCATTGGTCGTGAAAATGGATGA
- the LOC8076209 gene encoding hydroxycinnamoyltransferase 4, with product MAPTVEVLTSEVVVPAEETPAGSIWLSNLDLAARRGYTPTVYFFRPNGDPGFFAADVVKGSLARALVPFYPLAGRLGADGATGRVQVDCTGEGAVFVTARCDYALDDLMREFVPCRAMRDLLVPPTPAPNPPCALLFVQVTYLRCGGVVLALSMHHSLCDARGAAHFLETWASIARGDDAAANAPVPPCFGYGLLAARPGPARAVLYDHPEYKPEPVLDAVAAAASDDDYASAIIVMTKAQVGALRARCPGASTFRAVVALVWQCVCRARALPPGAETRLYSMIDMRSRLDPPLPPGYFGNAVVRTSVSATAGEVVGNPVGYAARRALAATSQGDDYARSLVDYLEGVDAMNLPRSGISRAHLRAISWVGMSLYKADFGWGAPAFMGPALMYYSGFVYVMNAAGKEGALALVLSLEPETMPEFRKVFAEELAGLEVL from the coding sequence ATGGCGCCGACGGTGGAGGTGCTGACGTCGGAGGTGGTCGTCCCGGCCGAGGAGACTCCGGCGGGCAGTATCTGGCTTTCCAACCTGGACCTCGCCGCGCGCCGCGGGTACACGCCCACGGTCTACTTCTTCCGGCCCAACGGTGACCCGGGGTTCTTCGCGGCGGACGTCGTCAAGGGCAGCCTCGCCAGGGCGCTGGTCCCGTTCTACCCGCTCGCGGGGCGGCTCGGGGCCGACGGCGCCACCGGGCGCGTCCAGGTGGACTGCACCGGCGAGGGCGCGGTGTTCGTGACGGCGCGGTGCGACTACGCGCTGGACGACCTGATGCGCGAGTTCGTGCCGTGCCGCGCCATGCGGGACCTGCTGGTGCCCCCGACGCCCGCGCCGAACCCGCCGTGCGCGCTCCTGTTCGTGCAGGTCACGTACCTGCGCTGCGGCGGCGTCGTGCTCGCGCTGTCCATGCACCACTCCCTGTGCGACGCCCGTGGCGCCGCGCACTTCCTCGAGACGTGGGCGAGCATCGCGCGCGGGGACGACGCCGCCGCGAACGCTCCCGTGCCGCCGTGCTTCGGCTACGGGCTGCTCGCCGCGCGCCCGGGCCCGGCGCGCGCGGTGCTGTACGACCACCCGGAGTACAAGCCGGAGCCTGTGTTggacgccgtcgccgccgccgcgtccgacGACGACTACGCGAGCGCCATCATCGTCATGACCAAGGCGCAGGTGGGCGCGCTGAGGGCGCGGTGCCCGGGGGCGTCCACGTTCCGCGCCGTGGTGGCGCTGGTGTGGCAGTGCGTgtgccgcgcgcgcgcgctgcCGCCCGGCGCCGAGACGCGGCTCTACTCCATGATCGACATGCGGTCGCGCCTGgacccgccgctgccgccggggTACTTCGGTAACGCGGTGGTGCGCACGTCGGTGTCCGCCACGGCGGGGGAGGTGGTGGGCAACCCCGTGGGGTACGCGGCGCGGCGCGCGCTGGCGGCGACGAGCCAGGGGGACGACTACGCGCGGTCGCTGGTGGACTACCTGGAAGGCGTGGACGCCATGAACCTGCCCCGGAGCGGCATCTCGCGGGCGCACCTCCGCGCCATCAGCTGGGTGGGCATGTCGCTGTACAAGGCGGACTTCGGGTGGGGAGCGCCGGCGTTCATGGGGCCGGCGCTCATGTACTACAGCGGCTTCGTGTACGTCATGAACGCGGCCGGGAAGGAAGGTGCCCTCGCGCTCGTGCTGTCGCTGGAACCGGAGACCATGCCGGAGTTCAGGAAGGTGTTCGCCGAGGAGCTCGCCGGGCTGGAGGTGCTGTAG
- the LOC8065424 gene encoding hydroxycinnamoyltransferase 4, protein MAMVELLSTELVVPAEETPAGAVWLSNLDLAARRGYTPTVYFYRTNNKPEFFEADAVKDSLARALVAFYPLAGRLGLDAATGRVQIDCTGEGAVFVTARSEYALDELLNEFVPCDEMRHLLVPATPAPNPPCPLLFAQVTRLRCGGVVLGLALHHSVVDARSAAHFVETWASIARGGGGGGGDAPLPPCFDHRLLSARPPATRAVLYDHPEYKPEPAPEHAVAAGSAYASAIITLSKSQVSALKARCAGASTFRAVVALVWQCACRARSLPADAETRLFSMVDMRARLAPPLPPGYFGNAVIRTSALATVGEVVGNPVGYAARRALAATSQGDDYARSLVDYLEGVDAMNLPRSGISRAHLRAISWMGMSLHDSDFGWGAPVFMGPALMYYSGFVYVMQAPGKEGAVALALSLEPESMPEFRKVFADEVARLQTI, encoded by the coding sequence ATGGCAATGGTAGAGCTGTTGTCGACGGAGCTGGTCGTCCCGGCCGAGGAGACGCCGGCGGGCGCCGTCTGGCTGTCCAACCTCGACCTGGCCGCGCGCCGCGGGTACACGCCGACGGTCTACTTCTACCGAACGAACAACAAGCCGGAGTTCTTCGAGGCCGACGCCGTCAAGGACAGCCTCGCCCGGGCGCTGGTGGCGTTCTACCCGCTGGCCGGCCGCCTCGGCCTCGACGCCGCCACGGGGCGCGTCCAGATCGACTGCACGGGCGAGGGCGCCGTGTTCGTGACGGCGCGGTCGGAGTACGCGCTGGACGAGCTGCTGAACGAGTTCGTGCCGTGCGACGAGATGCGGCACCTGCTGGTACCCGCCACGCCCGCGCCCAACCCGCCGTGCCCGCTGCTGTTCGCGCAGGTCACCCGCCTGCGCTGCGGCGGCGTCGTGCTCGGTCTCGCCCTGCACCACTCCGTCGTGgacgccaggagcgccgcgcaCTTCGTGGAGACGTGGGCCAGCatcgcccgcggcggcggcggcggcggcggcgacgcgccCCTGCCGCCGTGCTTCGACCACAGGCTGCTGAGCGCGCGTCCCCCGGCGACGCGCGCGGTGTTGTACGACCACCCGGAGTACAAGCCGGAGCCGGCGCCGGAGCACGCGGTTGCCGCGGGCTCCGCCTACGCGAGCGCCATCATCACGCTGAGCAAGTCGCAGGTATCGGCGCTCAAGGCGCGGTGCGCGGGCGCGTCGACGTTCCGCGCCGTGGTGGCGCTGGTGTGGCAGTGCGCGTGCCGCGCGCGGTCGCTCCCGGCCGACGCCGAGACGCGGCTCTTCTCCATGGTGGACATGCGCGCGCGCCTTGCCCCGCCGCTCCCGCCGGGGTACTTCGGGAACGCGGTGATCCGGACGTCGGCGCTGGCCACGGTCGGGGAGGTGGTGGGCAACCCCGTGGGGTACGCGGCGCGGCGCGCGCTGGCGGCGACGAGCCAGGGGGACGACTACGCGCGGTCGCTGGTGGACTACCTCGAAGGCGTGGACGCCATGAACCTGCCCCGGAGCGGCATCTCGCGCGCGCACCTGCGGGCCATCAGCTGGATGGGGATGTCGCTGCACGACTCGGACTTCGGGTGGGGAGCGCCCGTCTTCATGGGGCCGGCGCTCATGTACTACAGTGGGTTCGTGTACGTGATGCAGGCGCCCGGGAAGGAAGGCGCCGTCGCGCTCGCGCTGTCGCTGGAGCCCGAGAGCATGCCGGAGTTCAGGAAGGTGTTCGCCGACGAGGTCGCGAGGCTGCAGACGAtatga